One part of the Rutidosis leptorrhynchoides isolate AG116_Rl617_1_P2 chromosome 1, CSIRO_AGI_Rlap_v1, whole genome shotgun sequence genome encodes these proteins:
- the LOC139840229 gene encoding uncharacterized mitochondrial protein AtMg00810-like, whose amino-acid sequence MNQRKYCLELLNDYGMLGCKPIGTPIEANMNVQCDPSDKDGLFKNITEYQKLVGRVLRYLKVAPGKGVQFVKSEGVKMHAYSDSEYAKCKMNRKSVTGKKQATISRSSAETEYKALGSAACEIVWIKDLLFELNINVELFVNLFCDNNSALQLVANTTF is encoded by the exons ATGAACCAAAGAAAATATTGCTTAGAGCTTTTAAATGATTATGGGATGCTTGGATGTAAGCCAATAGGTACTCCTATTGAAGCTAACATGAATGTGCAATGTGATCCAAGTGATAAAGatggtttatttaaaaatattacaGAATATCAAAAGTTAGTAGGCAG AGTTCTAAGATACTTAAAAGTTGCTCCTGGAAAAGGAGTACAATTTGTTAAAAGTGAAGGTGTTAAAATGCATGCATATAGTGATTCTGAATATGCTAAGTGTAAAATGAACAGAAAATCTGTTACAGG TAAAAAACAAGCTACCATTTCTAGATCTTCAGCTGAAACTGAATATAAAGCTCTGGGTTCTGCTGCTTGTGAAATTGTGTGGATTAAAGATTTGTTATTTGAGCTCAACATAAATGTTGAGCTGTTTGTTAATCTGTTTTGTGATAATAACTCAGCCTTACAGCTTGTAGCTAATACT ACATTTTGA